One window from the genome of Hydra vulgaris chromosome 02, alternate assembly HydraT2T_AEP encodes:
- the LOC105843296 gene encoding laminin-like protein epi-1 isoform X2: MLNFGNMLIQILTLLYCLKLGISQVCIINKVHYPVGDFINFCRKCTCHNDGSWVCRAQCRSSIKTCPYGQALKQVDVEVLKGCFCRKSICADIMCDVRGKSYPPGPFISNCQKCNCNKDGSWNCKSQCSFESIKCPLGKKVTQVSTEVSNGCFCNKFACATNQDTECNVNGVNYPHGKFIALCRNCICNQNGSWSCFSLCPIYKVQCKKNQSISYVRKEVIPGCYCEKPNCVNNN; encoded by the exons tttgcatCATAAACAAAGTTCATTACCCGGTGGgagattttataaacttttgtagAAAATGTACATGCCACAATGACGGATCATGGGTGTGCCGTGCACAGTGTCGTTCTTCTATAAAAACATGTCCCTACGGTCAGGCTCTAAAACAAGTTGATGTCGAAGTATTGAAAGGATGTTTCTGTCGAAAATCGATTTGCGCCGACATAA TGTGCGATGTTCGTGGAAAAAGTTACCCTCCTGGTCCATTCATAAGCAACTGCCAAAAGTGCAACTGTAATAAAGATGGATCGTGGAACTGTAAATCTCAATGTTCATTTGAATCTATCAAATGCCCTTTAGGAAAAAAAGTAACACAAGTATCAACAGAAGTTTCAAATGGgtgtttttgtaataaatttgcgTGTGCTACTAATCAAGATAcag agtGTAATGTTAATGGAGTCAATTATCCTCATGGAAAGTTCATTGCATTATGCAGAAACTGCATTTGTAATCAAAATGGATCATGGAGCTGTTTTTCATTGTGTCCAATTTATAAAGtacaatgcaaaaaaaatcaatccaTAAGTTACGTTCGTAAAGAGGTGATTCCAGGTTGTTATTGCGAGAAACCGAATTGTGTAAATAACAATTga
- the LOC100205616 gene encoding FAD-dependent oxidoreductase domain-containing protein 1 has translation MSFPNCFTPIFFKFLPRLRNIHYDVVIIGGGVMGSSSAYFLKFKEPSLKIAVVEKDSTYMKASSALSVSSIRQQFSCPENINLSRWSYNFLKNINKNLFIDGEAQAPDIQLFQSSYMFLASSLEGQKILESNISVQRKCGVDVEILSCNGLLNCYPWLNIDGIVAGSKCNANEGWFDGWSLLQAFRKKAVSLGVDYINGHCTHININSFVSSVQIMFDKESHILDCRHMVNAAGPWAGELMQLVNIHLPVLPRKRYVFVFDCPNGPGRLMPLTVDPTGVYCRPEGSGTLYLAGCSPSESDEPDCSNLDVNYDYFNEVIWPVLATRFIGMETLKLKHSWSGYYDYNTFDQNGIIGPHSDIPNLYFANGFSGHGIQQSPAVGNAISEYIIDGKFSVIDLHKFRYGRIRENKPIREINVV, from the exons ATGAGTTTTCCGAATTGCTTTACacccattttttttaaatttttaccacGACTAAGAAATATACATTACGATGTTGTTATTATTGGTGGAGGGGTAATGGGGTCGTCATcagcatattttttaaagtttaaggaACCTTCTCTAAAAATTGCTGTAGTTGAAAAAGATTCTAct TACATGAAAGCGTCCAGTGCTTTATCTGTTTCATCTATTCGACAACAGTTTTCATGTCCTGAAAATATCAATCTCTCTCGTTGGagctataattttttgaaaaatataaataagaatttatttattgatggAGAAGCACAAGCACCCGATATTCAGTTATTTCAAAGTTCATACATGTTTTTGGCATCATCTCTTGAAGGGCAGAAGATATTAGAATCAAATATAAGTGTTCAACG aaagtgtGGTGTTGATGTTGAAATTTTGTCTTGTAATGGTTTGCTAAATTGTTATCCATGGCTTAATATTGATGGCATAGTTGCTGGAAGTAAAT GTAATGCAAATGAAGGCTGGTTTGATGGCTGGTCTTTGCTACAAGCCTTTCGAAAAAAAGCTGTTTCTCTTGGTGTAGATTATATAAATGGTCATTGCacgcatataaatataaattcttttgTGTCTTCAGTTCAG ATTATGTTTGATAAAGAAAGTCACATTCTTGATTGCCGTCACATGGTTAATGCAGCGGGTCCATGGGCTGGGGAGCTTATGCAATTAGTTAATATTCATCTTCCAGTTTTACCTAGAAAAAGATATGTCTTTGTTTTTGATTGCCCAAATGGACCTGGTCGACTTATGCCATTAACAGTTGATCCAACTGGCGTTTATTGTAGACCAGAAGGAAGCGGGACTCTTTATTTAGCTGGATGTAGTCCTAgtgaa tcagATGAGCCTGATTGTTCAAATCTAGATGTAAATTATGATTATTTCAATGAGGTTATCTGGCCAGTGCTTGCAACCAGGTTTATTGGAATGGAAACACTAAAG ctgAAACATTCTTGGTCAGGATATTATGATTATAACACTTTCGATCAAAATGGAATTATTGGACCACATTCTGATATACCAAATTTATACTTTGCCAACGGGTTTTCTGGTCATGGCATACAACAATCTCCTGCTGTTGGAAATGCAATTAGCGAATATATCATTGATGGAAAATTTAGTGTAATTGACTTACATAAGTTTAGATACGGTAGAATTCGCGAAAACAAACCGATACGTGAAATTAATGTCGTTTAg